The region ATTATTAAATCAAAGTTTTCATCAAGTTCTTCATCTATTTTTATAATTTCATTTGCTTTTTTCTTAAATAATTTTTTCTCAGTGATAATTGGATAGTTTTCAATACCTAATAATTCTTTTATCTTTTTAGGAATAGATGCACTCATCAAACAAACTTTTACATCAAATTCGTTGCAAAGTTCTAAAAACTTTTTTAAAAAACCCATTAGTTTAAAATCATAACAATGCACTTCATCTATAATCACAACTGAATTTAAATAGTTTTTTGTTGCAATATTAAATCTACCAATATTTATGAAAAACTTTAAAAGAGAATCAATAGTAGAAACAGTTACAGGCTTTGAAAAGTTTTTATTAAAAGTTATTTCACTTTTAAAGAAGTCATCTACTAAACCATGTTCTTTTTCATACTCCTTCTCAAGATATAACTTTGAAGATGAATGTATAAGTCCACATTCATTTTTATCAAAAAGAGAAGTCACTCTTTCATATAATTTATTTGAAGTTACTTGTGTAGGAAGAGTATATATAACCTTAGAGTTTTTATCATATAGATTTTTTATAGCCCACAACAAAGAACCTTCAGTTTTCCCTTCCCCTGTTGGTATTTCTACAAGTACACTCTTACCTAAAATTGATAAATCATCTTGAAAATCTCTTAATTTTTTAAAAGATGGATTATTTTTTAATAGTTGTTCTAAAAAAATTTCTTTTGTAGGCATTTCTTCAAAATATGTTTTTGGTAAACTTTTACTAAATCTAGCACTTGCTAACCAATCTGCTAGATTTAAAATACCACTACAGTAAGTATACAAAATTCTTAGTTTGTGATTTTGTTTTATGTATTTTAAATTTGACTTTATAATACCAACTTTAACTCCAATATCTTTTTCTATTATAAACTCAAAATTATATAGACATTTTTTATCTAAATATCTTTCATAAACGTTTTTATATTCATAAAATATGTTTTCTGCTTCTTTTAAAAAACTACATTCAATATTTAATTTAGGAACATTCAATAAAGAATGATGAGTCAAAGATAGAACTTGAAGAAAGTTTATAAAATAGCCACTATCTTCTTCAAAATCAAAATCCTCAATCAAATCTAAAACTAATATAGAATAAAAAGAATGATAGGAATTAGTTCCATTATTAATAGTATTTTGAAATTCAATAGTGGCTTTTCCAATATCGTGAAAATAACAGCTAAAAAAAATCAAATCCAAAATCTTTTCTTCTTCCCAACCACTTATTATAGAAACTTTTGTTAATGACTTATCATCTATTAACTTTAAAGCTTCATCTATAACCCATTTTGTATGCTCCCCTAAAGTTTGAGTTTTAATCTGTTCATCTTCTACAATTTTTTTTGCTAATATTTCCACTAGTAAAACACCACTTTATTATTAAGTTCAACATCCACAAAATTCTCTATATCTTTAGCAAACTCTATTTCACAATTTAAATACTCAACTTGGCTAAATTCAAAATCTTTATTTGATTCTTTTGGTATTCTTTTATTTTTTTTATCAAAAGCTATAAACTTTGTAGGAATTAAATTTATAGTTGGAAGCTCTATACTTTTTGATAAATCTTTCACATATGCCTTATAAGAAATATTTTTATCTAAAAAAATAGAATTTATTTTATTTGTACATT is a window of Halarcobacter sp. DNA encoding:
- the cas3 gene encoding CRISPR-associated helicase Cas3'; this translates as MEILAKKIVEDEQIKTQTLGEHTKWVIDEALKLIDDKSLTKVSIISGWEEEKILDLIFFSCYFHDIGKATIEFQNTINNGTNSYHSFYSILVLDLIEDFDFEEDSGYFINFLQVLSLTHHSLLNVPKLNIECSFLKEAENIFYEYKNVYERYLDKKCLYNFEFIIEKDIGVKVGIIKSNLKYIKQNHKLRILYTYCSGILNLADWLASARFSKSLPKTYFEEMPTKEIFLEQLLKNNPSFKKLRDFQDDLSILGKSVLVEIPTGEGKTEGSLLWAIKNLYDKNSKVIYTLPTQVTSNKLYERVTSLFDKNECGLIHSSSKLYLEKEYEKEHGLVDDFFKSEITFNKNFSKPVTVSTIDSLLKFFINIGRFNIATKNYLNSVVIIDEVHCYDFKLMGFLKKFLELCNEFDVKVCLMSASIPKKIKELLGIENYPIITEKKLFKKKANEIIKIDEELDENFDLIIKKFKENKNILIIRNSVKSATDTYKKLRDDYGIDEDDLILYHSTFKKRDKNQKEKDIFDKLDGNKPFILIATQIVEISLDIDFDIMFTDNAPIDSLIQRFGRVNRKKDETKKGVIYIFKYEKEFPYKSKYLIQITFDTIENGYFELGEYVKWLNIVYDKVFKNDIKINNEIDSLFKQGYKKYDDVLKELDGIKKSEDNYDLRHIEQSKVDYLLVDDFLNDNIDSKKFHEYTISLPNYYGKKYLYISQKESFYKVLDLKYNYREGLLIDDDKSCEFM